CTCCCTTGGCCTCGCGCATCCGGCGCAGTTGACGGCCAAATGCGACGAGAGCGGGGGACTCTCGGGGCCGCTGTCGACGTGAAGGCATAGCCCTTACCTCTCCTCAGCATTTACCCAGCAGAAGGCGTACTTGCCAACGCCCGCCAAGCCCACTTGGCAAGCCAATCGTAGCCCGGATAGTGGCTCAATGTGTGGAGTACGCCACACACGGTGAGGAGAGGGTCATGGGGCAGGCGGCGATGCAGAACGAGATGGTGGTGAAGCAGGACCCCAAGGTCGTCGCGGAGGTCCGGCAGTTCGTGCGGCTGGTCACCGGTGAGTACGGGATGGACGACTTTGTGCCGTGCCTGGTGGCCAGCGAGCTGGTCACTAATGCCCTCCAGCACGCGGCGTCCGCAACGGACGACGACGTGATCTTGAGGTTGAGTCGCACCGAGGACGACGCGCTGTGGATGGAGGTTCAGGATGCCGCCTGCAGCCTCCCGCACATGCTGGCGGCCGACACCTCCAGCGAGACGGGCCGGGGCCTGTTCATCGTTGACCAGTACGCCCGCTGCTGGGGCATCCGCGCCCTGGCCGGCAACGTCGGCAAGGTCGTCTTCGCGGTCATCGACCCCACCTGAAGACCAGCGGAGGGGCGTACTCTCCCGTCCGCGAGCGTAGCGCTATGGGGTCGTGGGGAGGCGTATGCGGACGAGCATTTCGGCGATCTCGCGAGTGCGTTCGTCGTCGGGGCCGTTGATGACCAGGTGGTCCTGGTAGAGCAGCTCGAACACGTTCTCTGCGGCGGTCTTGTCGCCTGCCGAGAGCAGGAGCATGCCAATGCTATGCCGGATGTCGAGCGCGAGTTCGCTGGCGTGGCTGTCGGTGGCGGCAACGTCGTCGAGGAGGCGCTGGAATTGGTCGAGCGCGACGGTGGTCTGGCCGAGGTTGGCGCGGCAGAGGGCGGCGTAGCGACGAGATTCCAGTGCGCGATCGCTGGTCGGCCCGGCAGTGCGGGCATAGGCGCCGGCCAGGGCATCAAACTCGGGAAGGGCCGTGCGCGAGTCCCCGCCGAGGAAGAGGGTTGGCGCGCGGTGGAAGCGAAGCTTGAGCAGGTCTGGGCTCGCGGAGCTCAGCATCCCGGCGACCCGGCCGATGACCGCGTCAACGACATCGGCCGCTTGCGCGAGCCGTCAGAGCCGACCCCAGTGCGCTGCCGCTCCCACCTGTGGTGATGTCGACCCCAGCAAGCACCACCGGTATAAAGAACGGCATTACCCTCTCCTTTGCCACACGGCACTGGGATAGATATGAAACTAATGATTTCGGCGGTGCTTGCGAACGAACGTGTAACCTGGCTTCAAAGGCTTGTCGTTGGCGACCTCGGCCCGACGCTGAGCTTCTTCGTGCGCATCGAGAGCGTCCATGCTGGCCTGTTGTCCAGCTGGCAACCTACGTACGAAACCCGAAACGGTTTGCGGTTTTTGTGGTAGCTGCCGGACTGACTTGCGACTTGCTTTATCACTTGCGGGCGTAATTTGTGGGCGAAAGCATAGAAGATCTATGGGTGGCTTATGTGGCACACTCGGAAAAATTGGATGACCGGTAGATCCAATCGATCCCTGAACTCGATGAATCTTACTTTCGTTCAATAGTTCGCTGACCGCGTGTGTGACTCGGTGCAGTTGACCGGCAGGAAACCCTAGGCGGACCATGTTGCGCTCCAGTGCCTCCTCAGCCAGGACTGCCACTCCTTCGGCGTCCAGATAGCCGACCACCTGTAGGGTTCGTAGGACCCACTCCTTTGCGCTCAGCCCCGAAGGCTTGGCCGTCGCAGGACCGCCCGGGGCGGTATTCCTGGTGACAGAGGGGGCGTCGTATTCGAACTGAAGCAGTCTTCCATTAAAGCGAACCGGACTTTGCAAGATATTAAATTTGGCAATCAGTGTTCGCTTTTGCGGGAGCCACGATAGTTCGAACTTCATTCCTGGAAAAAAGTTCTTGGGCAATCCCATGCGAGGAATGGATACAAAAGAGCGGTCAGTGCTGAAGGGTACCTTGCTTACAGTCGTTTCCATCCGATCCAGAGGCAAGCAGCCCTCAAGTACAAGAAAAACCGTTTTTCCTTTTTTTAATGACGGTTCAAACTCGCGAGGCATGGGAAGTGTCAATGCTTTCGGATTGTCATCCTCCAGCACATAATCCCATATGTAGATTTTCCCCTTTTTTTGAGCTGAAAAAGGAGTGATCTCTAGAGTTGTCTTGATGGGGACGTCTTCTGAGGGCGTCCGACTGTCTCTCCGTGGCAGAGGAGCGGGCTTTACATTTATGGCCTGGTCGCTCGAAGTCGCCTGCCGAGAAATCCTACCGCCGACGTCCATATAGGCGCGGCGTATCGCGTCGAACTCCGTTGCTTCGCGCGAGAGTCGAGACTTGTTCTGTAGACTTTGCTCGAGCTGAGTGAGATTATTGTTCTTCGCTAGTTCGCTCCGAAATTCAGCGATCACCTTCGCTTTTTGTTTTCCAGTGTAAATAGCAATGATTTCCAGTAGAGCGTTACGCTGCCTCTGGAGGATACCTGGCGGCCGCACGGACGCGTCCCCCAGCCGGGATACGACTATCTCTCCCTCGGTCTGCCACAACGCATAGTGCGTTGCGGCGAGCGACACTTTGCGATTCGTTCGTCCCAACTCACGTGCGAGGGGCGATGCGTTCTCGCCTCTCGCGATCCGCTCACGCAGTTCACGTGCCCAACCGTGTACAGAGGGCCGCGGCTTTGCTGTCCTCCCCTTTGATGAGACTCGCCAGACGTCACCCGACATTTGGGGACCACTCGTCGGCGAAGGTTTCGAGCTGTTCGATGACCTTCTGGATGGCGTCGGGCTGCTCCTCGGGTGGGTAGCCGTGGCGCGCCAGGAGGCGCTTGATGATGGAGCGGAGCTTGGCTTGGACGTCGTCCCGGGCCGTCCAGTCGGTGGAAAGGTTGCGGCGGACGGCCTTGACGAGGTCGCGCGCGATGGCGGCGAGCTGGTCGTCGCCCATGAGGGTGCGGACGGTGTCCTTGGCGGCGACCGCGTCGTAGAAGGCGAGCTCGTCGTTGCTGAGGGCCGGGTTGAACTCCTGGCCCCGGTTGGCGTCGGCGGCGACCTCCTTAGCCATCGCGACGAGTTCGGCGATGATCTCGGCGGCTGTGAGGTTCTGGTTGGTGTACTTGCGCATCAGGTCCAGCAGGCGGTCGGAGAAGCTCTGCCGGCGCACGATGTTGTGTTTTGTAACTTTGCGCATCTCCTGCTGGACGAGCCGGCGCAGGGCCTCGATCGCGATGGCGGGATGCTTGGCGGCCTGCATCTTCTTGATGTAGGACTCGTCCAGGTGGGACAGGTCCGGCTGGTCCAGGCCGGCTTCCTTGAACAGGTCGATGACGTCTCCGGCCTCGATCGCGCTCGCGGTGAGCTGCTTCAGGTACAGCTCGACCTCAGCGGGGACGGGACGGCCTTCGGCCTGGCGGCGGGCGGCGTCGAGCTTGACGACTACCACGCGCACGTCCCGGAAGAACGCGATGTCGTCGCGGACGTCGTTCAGGTCGCCGCTGGTCGCGCAAAGGGCGTAGAGGCGCGCGAGGCGCGCGGCGCAGCGCAGGAACTTCTCCTTGAGCGTCTCCTTGTCGGGATCGGACGCGTCGGGCTGGTTGAGCGGGTGCTGCGGGTTCCAGATGTAGTCGGCGGTTCCCGTGACGGCATCGCGGTAGGCGGTGGGCGTCCCGGCTTGCAGGATCTGGCGCCAGGGGTGGTCTCTGAGCAGTTCACCGATGCCGTCGAGGAGGTCGCGGACCTTGGTGATCGCCTCGTCGAGATCACGGCCCATCGGCTTGGTGTGCTGGTCGTCGGTGGTGTACTCGGCCAGTGCGGCGATCAGGTTCTCGTGGAGCGGCGCGTAGCCGACCATGAGGCCGTCCTGCTTGTTGCGGAAGGTGCGGTTCACGCGCGCCAGGGTCTGCATGAGCTGTGCGCCGCGCATCGAGCGGTCCAGGTAGAGGGTGTGGAGCGGGGGCGCGTCGAAGCCGGTGATCAGCATGTCCTTGACGATGATCAGCTCAAGCTCGTCGCCGGCGTCCTTCATGCGCCGCTGGACGGTCTTCTGCTCGCGGGGGCGCAGCCGGTGTTTGCGGAGCTTGTCGGGGTCGCTGGTGGACGAGCTGTAGACGACCTTGATCTTGCCGGTGTTGACGTCATCGGAGTGCCAGTCCGGCTTTATGGCGATAATTTGCTCATACAGATCGGCGCAGATCTCTCGCGTGCTGCACACGATCATCGCCTTGCCGGGGGCGTCGATGAACGGGCGCATCGCCTCCGACCGCGTCTCCCAGTGCTCGACGATGTTGGATGCCAGCTTCTCCAGCCGGGCGGGTGCACCGTAGACGGCGTTGAGCGTGGCGGTGGCGTGCTCGACCCGTTTGCGCTCGGTGTCGTCCAGGCCCTCGGTCGCCTTGTCTGCCTCCTCGTCCAGCTTCTCGGGGTCCATGCCCTCAGGCAGTTCGAGCTGGATCAGGCGGTTCTCGTAGTAGACGGGCACCGTGGCGCCGTCCTTGACGGCCCGGGTCAGGTCGTAGATGTCGATGTAGCCGCCGAACACGTCCTGGGTGTTGCGGTCGATCTCAGAGACCGGTGTGCCGGTGAAGGCGATCATCGTTGCGTAGGGAAGCGCGTCGCGCAGGTGCCGGGCGTAGCCGTCAAGGCTGTCGTAGTGGCTGCGGTGCGCCTCGTCGACGATCACGATGATGTTGCGGCGGTCCGAGAGAAGCGGGTGCGCCCGCCCGGCGTTCTTTTCCTCGGTCGTCTTGCTGAACTTCTGCAGGGTCGTGAAGTAGATGCCGCCGGTACGCCGGTTGGACAACTCGGTGCGCAGAGCGTGCCGGCTGTCGACACGGACGGGCTTCTCCGGCAGCAGTTCGCTGGCGTTGAAGCCCTCGAAGAGCTGGTCGTCCAGATCGTTACGGTCGGTGATCACCACGATGGTGGGGTTGCCGAGCGCCGGATGCTTGAGCACCTGGTTGGAGTACAGCTCCATCTCGAACGACTTGCCGGACCCCTGGGTGTGCCATACCACGCCGGCCTTGCCGTTGCTGCGCACAGCCTCGATCGTCTTGTCGACCGCCTTGGATACCGCGAAGTACTGATGCGGCTTGGCGATCCGCTTCTGCACACCGTCGTCCGATTGGGCGAACGCGACGTAGCCGGTCAGGAGCTCCACAAACTGGCGCTGGTTGAACAGGCCGTGCAGCGTGAGGTTCAGCTCGCTGTTCTCCCACGCGGCAGCGGGCTGCTCCTTTGGCTTGCCCTGCTCGTCGACGTTCCAGGGAGCGAAGTGGTTGAAGGGAGTGAACGCAGTGCCGTACTTCGTGGTCACGCCGTCCGAGACCAGGCACACCACGTTGCAGCGGAACGCGTCCCAGATGTCCCTGACGTAGGCCATGAGCTGGGCGTGGGCGGCCTCGGGCGTGGCCCGCTCGTCGCTCATCTTCTTCAACTCGAAGACCGTAACCGGAAGCCCGTTCATGTAGAGGACGACGTCGAAACGGCGCCGCTCCTCGCCCTTGACGACCATCACCTGGTTGGCCGCGACGAAGTCATTGCGGTACGGGTCGTTCCGATCGATCAAGTGGACGGTCGGATGCTGCTCCGCACCGTACTCGTCGACATAGCTGATGCCGCGGATACCGTGGGTCAGGTATCCGTGAATCCGGCGGTTCTCCGCCTTAGCGTCCTGCGACTGCGGCGACAGCACCAGGGAGACGATCTCGTCCACGGACGAAGCGGGCAGGCTCGGGTTGATCCGGACGATCGCGTCCCGCAGTCGGCTCGGGATGATCAGCTCGTCCCAGGATTCCCGCTCACCCGAGCCCACGGCGACCTGCTTGCCGTCCTTGTATTCCCAGCCGAGCTCACCAAGCGTGCCCAGCACGTCATGTTCGAAGTCGGCCTCGCT
The sequence above is a segment of the Actinomadura coerulea genome. Coding sequences within it:
- a CDS encoding ATP-binding protein; amino-acid sequence: MGQAAMQNEMVVKQDPKVVAEVRQFVRLVTGEYGMDDFVPCLVASELVTNALQHAASATDDDVILRLSRTEDDALWMEVQDAACSLPHMLAADTSSETGRGLFIVDQYARCWGIRALAGNVGKVVFAVIDPT
- a CDS encoding tetratricopeptide repeat protein, with amino-acid sequence MLSSASPDLLKLRFHRAPTLFLGGDSRTALPEFDALAGAYARTAGPTSDRALESRRYAALCRANLGQTTVALDQFQRLLDDVAATDSHASELALDIRHSIGMLLLSAGDKTAAENVFELLYQDHLVINGPDDERTREIAEMLVRIRLPTTP
- a CDS encoding type I restriction endonuclease subunit R, which gives rise to MSGYSEADFEHDVLGTLGELGWEYKDGKQVAVGSGERESWDELIIPSRLRDAIVRINPSLPASSVDEIVSLVLSPQSQDAKAENRRIHGYLTHGIRGISYVDEYGAEQHPTVHLIDRNDPYRNDFVAANQVMVVKGEERRRFDVVLYMNGLPVTVFELKKMSDERATPEAAHAQLMAYVRDIWDAFRCNVVCLVSDGVTTKYGTAFTPFNHFAPWNVDEQGKPKEQPAAAWENSELNLTLHGLFNQRQFVELLTGYVAFAQSDDGVQKRIAKPHQYFAVSKAVDKTIEAVRSNGKAGVVWHTQGSGKSFEMELYSNQVLKHPALGNPTIVVITDRNDLDDQLFEGFNASELLPEKPVRVDSRHALRTELSNRRTGGIYFTTLQKFSKTTEEKNAGRAHPLLSDRRNIIVIVDEAHRSHYDSLDGYARHLRDALPYATMIAFTGTPVSEIDRNTQDVFGGYIDIYDLTRAVKDGATVPVYYENRLIQLELPEGMDPEKLDEEADKATEGLDDTERKRVEHATATLNAVYGAPARLEKLASNIVEHWETRSEAMRPFIDAPGKAMIVCSTREICADLYEQIIAIKPDWHSDDVNTGKIKVVYSSSTSDPDKLRKHRLRPREQKTVQRRMKDAGDELELIIVKDMLITGFDAPPLHTLYLDRSMRGAQLMQTLARVNRTFRNKQDGLMVGYAPLHENLIAALAEYTTDDQHTKPMGRDLDEAITKVRDLLDGIGELLRDHPWRQILQAGTPTAYRDAVTGTADYIWNPQHPLNQPDASDPDKETLKEKFLRCAARLARLYALCATSGDLNDVRDDIAFFRDVRVVVVKLDAARRQAEGRPVPAEVELYLKQLTASAIEAGDVIDLFKEAGLDQPDLSHLDESYIKKMQAAKHPAIAIEALRRLVQQEMRKVTKHNIVRRQSFSDRLLDLMRKYTNQNLTAAEIIAELVAMAKEVAADANRGQEFNPALSNDELAFYDAVAAKDTVRTLMGDDQLAAIARDLVKAVRRNLSTDWTARDDVQAKLRSIIKRLLARHGYPPEEQPDAIQKVIEQLETFADEWSPNVG